A window of Gopherus evgoodei ecotype Sinaloan lineage chromosome 13, rGopEvg1_v1.p, whole genome shotgun sequence contains these coding sequences:
- the PLA2G1B gene encoding phospholipase A2: protein MQTTKTHFSYPAEGMKFILLILLFSVGAAAAAATSRALLQFRAMIKCTIPSSNPLLDYNNYGCYCGLGGSGTPVDTLDRCCQVHDNCYSEAQKLSACKGLLDNPYTELYTYSCSGTTVTCSSKNDPCELFICECDRKAAICFAGAPYNPEHKNLDSALCA, encoded by the exons ATGCAGACCACAAAGACACATTTTTCATACCCTGCTGAAGGAATGAAATTCATTCTGCTCATTCTGCTGTTTTCAG TGGGTGCGGCCGCTGCCGCTGCCACCTCCAGGGCTCTGTTGCAGTTCCGTGCGATGATCAAATGCACTATCCCAAGCAGCAACCCATTACTGGATTACAATAACTATGGCTGCTACTGTGGCCTCGGAGGCAGTGGAACACCAGTGGATACCCTTGACAG GTGCTGTCAGGTGCATGATAACTGCTATTCTGAGGCCCAGAAGCTTTCAGCATGTAAAGGACTTCTGGACAACCCTTACACAGAGCTGTATACCTACAGCTGCTCAGGCACCACCGTTACCTGTAGCA GCAAGAACGACCCGTGCGAGCTGTTCATCTGCGAGTGCGACCGCAAGGCGGCCATCTGCTTCGCGGGGGCGCCCTACAACCCGGAGCACAAGAACCTGGACTCCGCCCTGTGCGCCTGA